Proteins encoded together in one Pseudomonas sp. TCU-HL1 window:
- a CDS encoding YhbY family RNA-binding protein: MALSQEHKKQYKSIGHHLKPVLTVAENGLTEGVLAELERALNDHELIKVQFRITERDDRRALIEELCAAGNCELVQVIGKMALVYRRNPKPNRNLSNISRFSGL; encoded by the coding sequence ATGGCGCTCTCACAGGAGCACAAGAAGCAATACAAATCTATCGGTCACCATCTGAAACCGGTATTGACGGTGGCAGAAAACGGTCTGACCGAGGGCGTGCTGGCCGAGCTTGAGCGCGCGCTGAACGATCACGAACTGATCAAGGTCCAGTTCCGCATCACCGAACGCGACGATCGCCGCGCCCTGATCGAGGAACTCTGCGCCGCCGGCAACTGCGAGTTGGTCCAGGTCATCGGCAAGATGGCGCTGGTCTATCGTCGCAATCCCAAGCCGAACCGCAACCTGTCCAACATCAGCCGCTTCAGCGGTCTTTGA
- the rlmE gene encoding 23S rRNA (uridine(2552)-2'-O)-methyltransferase RlmE, with the protein MARSKSSQRWLKEHFDDPYVKMAQKEGYRSRASYKLLEIQEKDRILRPGMTVVDLGAAPGGWSQVTSRVIGDRGRLIASDILEMDSIPDVTFIQGDFTDDAVFSRILEAIGVKPVDLVISDMAPNMSGVRASDQPRAMYLCELALDLAGRALRPGGDFLIKIFQGEGFDVYHKQVREKFDRVQMRKPLSSRDRSREQYLLARGFRGE; encoded by the coding sequence GTGGCCCGTTCCAAGAGTAGCCAGCGTTGGCTGAAAGAACACTTCGACGACCCTTACGTCAAAATGGCGCAGAAGGAAGGTTATCGTTCCCGTGCCAGCTACAAGCTGCTCGAAATCCAGGAGAAGGACCGTATCTTGCGGCCTGGCATGACGGTGGTCGATCTTGGCGCTGCGCCGGGCGGCTGGTCCCAGGTCACCAGCCGGGTGATCGGCGACCGCGGCCGGCTAATAGCGTCCGACATCCTGGAAATGGACAGCATCCCCGATGTGACCTTCATTCAGGGCGACTTTACGGATGATGCAGTCTTCTCGCGCATCCTCGAAGCGATTGGGGTGAAACCGGTAGACCTTGTGATTTCCGATATGGCCCCCAATATGAGTGGGGTGAGGGCTTCCGACCAGCCGCGGGCCATGTATCTCTGCGAGTTGGCACTTGACCTCGCAGGGCGTGCGCTGCGCCCGGGGGGCGATTTTTTGATCAAGATATTCCAGGGCGAAGGCTTCGACGTCTACCACAAGCAAGTGCGTGAGAAGTTCGACAGGGTTCAGATGCGCAAGCCGCTTTCGTCGCGTGATCGCTCTCGTGAGCAATACTTGCTCGCGCGAGGCTTTCGCGGGGAATAG
- the ftsH gene encoding ATP-dependent zinc metalloprotease FtsH: MAKNLILWLIIAAVLVTVMNNFSSPSEPQTLNYSEFIEQVKEGKVERVTVDGFVITGKRNDGEPFKTVRPAIQDGGLIGDLIDNNVIIEGKQPEQQSIWTQLLVASFPILVIIAVFMFFMRQMQGGGGGRGGPMSFGKSKARLLSEDQVKTTFADVAGCDEAKEEVSELVEFLRDPGKFQRLGGRIPRGVLMVGPPGTGKTLLAKAIAGEAKVPFFTISGSDFVEMFVGVGASRVRDMFDQAKKHAPCIIFIDEIDAVGRHRGAGLGGGHDEREQTLNQLLVEMDGFEMNDGIIVIAATNRPDVLDPALLRPGRFDRQVVVGLPDIRGREQILKVHMRKVPMGDDVDAAVIARGTPGFSGADLANLVNEASLFAARVNKRVVEMKEFELAKDKIMMGAERKSMVMSEKEKLNTAFHEAGHAIVGRLVPEHDPVYKVSIIPRGRALGVTMFLPEEDRYSLSKRALTSQICSLFGGRIAEEMTLGFDGVTTGASNDIMRATQIARNMVTKWGLSEKLGPLMYAEEEGEVFLGRSAGSQHANLSGETAKLIDQEVRRIIDECYSTAKSLLVENRDKLDMMAEALMKYETIDSEQIDDIMSGRVAREPKDWQGGSGTSSGTPAPREDARRPETPIGGPAGEH, translated from the coding sequence ATGGCAAAAAATCTGATCCTGTGGCTGATCATCGCCGCTGTGCTTGTCACGGTGATGAACAATTTCTCCAGCCCGAGCGAACCGCAGACCCTTAACTACTCGGAATTCATCGAGCAGGTTAAAGAAGGCAAGGTCGAGCGCGTGACCGTGGATGGCTTCGTCATTACCGGCAAGCGCAACGATGGCGAGCCCTTCAAGACCGTTCGTCCGGCAATTCAGGATGGTGGCCTGATCGGCGACCTGATCGATAACAACGTCATCATCGAGGGCAAACAGCCTGAGCAGCAGAGCATCTGGACTCAGCTGCTGGTGGCCAGCTTCCCGATCCTGGTGATCATTGCCGTGTTCATGTTCTTCATGCGACAGATGCAGGGCGGTGGCGGTGGCCGCGGTGGCCCGATGAGCTTCGGCAAGAGCAAGGCCCGCCTGCTGTCTGAAGACCAGGTCAAGACCACCTTCGCCGACGTCGCGGGTTGCGATGAGGCCAAGGAAGAGGTCAGCGAGCTGGTGGAGTTCCTCCGTGATCCGGGCAAATTCCAGCGCCTGGGGGGTCGTATCCCGCGTGGCGTCCTGATGGTCGGCCCGCCCGGTACCGGCAAGACTCTGCTGGCCAAGGCCATCGCTGGCGAAGCCAAAGTGCCGTTCTTCACCATCTCCGGTTCCGACTTCGTTGAAATGTTCGTCGGTGTGGGTGCATCCCGCGTCCGCGACATGTTCGATCAGGCGAAGAAGCACGCGCCCTGCATCATCTTCATTGACGAGATCGACGCCGTGGGTCGCCATCGTGGTGCCGGCCTGGGCGGCGGTCATGACGAGCGCGAGCAAACCCTCAACCAGTTGCTGGTGGAGATGGACGGCTTCGAAATGAATGACGGCATCATCGTCATCGCCGCTACCAACCGTCCTGACGTTCTGGACCCGGCCCTGCTGCGTCCGGGCCGCTTCGACCGTCAGGTGGTGGTCGGTCTGCCGGACATCCGTGGTCGCGAACAGATCCTCAAGGTGCACATGCGCAAGGTGCCGATGGGTGACGACGTCGATGCCGCGGTCATCGCGCGGGGTACCCCGGGCTTCTCCGGTGCCGACCTGGCAAACCTGGTCAACGAGGCTTCGCTCTTCGCCGCTCGCGTCAACAAGCGCGTGGTGGAAATGAAAGAGTTCGAGTTGGCGAAGGACAAGATCATGATGGGCGCCGAGCGCAAGTCCATGGTCATGTCCGAGAAAGAGAAGCTCAACACCGCGTTCCACGAGGCTGGCCATGCCATCGTTGGTCGGCTGGTGCCTGAGCATGATCCGGTCTACAAGGTGTCGATCATTCCTCGCGGCCGCGCCCTCGGCGTGACCATGTTCCTGCCTGAGGAAGACCGTTACAGCCTGTCCAAGCGTGCGCTGACCAGTCAGATCTGCTCGCTGTTCGGCGGCCGTATCGCCGAAGAGATGACCCTGGGCTTCGACGGCGTCACCACGGGTGCCTCCAACGACATCATGCGTGCCACCCAGATCGCCCGGAACATGGTGACCAAGTGGGGCCTGTCCGAAAAGCTCGGGCCGCTGATGTACGCGGAAGAGGAGGGTGAAGTATTCCTCGGTCGCAGTGCTGGTTCCCAGCACGCAAACTTGTCTGGTGAGACCGCGAAGCTGATTGACCAGGAGGTGCGTCGCATCATCGACGAGTGCTACTCCACCGCGAAGAGCCTGCTGGTGGAGAACCGCGACAAGCTCGACATGATGGCCGAGGCCTTGATGAAGTACGAAACCATCGACTCCGAGCAGATCGATGACATCATGTCAGGCCGCGTCGCTCGCGAGCCCAAGGACTGGCAGGGTGGTTCGGGTACTTCCTCCGGCACGCCGGCCCCGCGTGAGGACGCCAGGCGCCCTGAAACCCCCATTGGCGGGCCAGCTGGCGAACACTAA
- a CDS encoding DUF4149 domain-containing protein: MSKSATSERPPFRAGAIAWQLAQTFWVGGLWLLHFVMLPALDRIGLAPMLVEEVAASLRPLLVAFAGFCALLQALLLVQSAGLSRFWRDGRGQLLAAVLALAAVFLLVRFWRPEAFYWLSFSYLSLAFCGLLLVIQPMPAKLVEGRAR; the protein is encoded by the coding sequence TTGTCGAAGTCCGCCACGTCTGAGCGTCCACCGTTTCGGGCCGGCGCCATTGCCTGGCAGCTGGCCCAGACCTTCTGGGTCGGCGGCCTTTGGTTGCTGCACTTCGTCATGCTGCCGGCGCTGGACCGAATAGGTCTGGCGCCGATGCTCGTGGAGGAAGTGGCCGCTAGCCTGCGGCCGTTGCTGGTGGCGTTCGCTGGATTCTGTGCATTGCTCCAGGCCCTGCTGCTGGTCCAGTCTGCGGGGCTTTCGCGTTTCTGGCGTGACGGGCGTGGGCAGTTGCTGGCTGCGGTGCTGGCCTTGGCGGCGGTGTTTCTGCTGGTGCGCTTCTGGAGGCCGGAGGCGTTTTACTGGCTGAGCTTCAGCTATTTGTCGCTGGCCTTCTGCGGCCTGCTGCTGGTCATTCAGCCCATGCCGGCGAAGCTGGTTGAGGGGCGGGCGCGCTGA
- the folP gene encoding dihydropteroate synthase yields the protein MKSVQYQTRLPCGNRVLDLAQPQVMGILNVTPDSFSDGGRFSGRDAALRHAAEMVAAGATLIDVGGESTRPGARVVSPTEELERVAPVVELIARELDVVISLDTSTPAVMREGARLGAGMINDVRALRRDGALDAAADTGLAVCLMHMQGEPGNMQQDPRYQDVVREVGDFLAERMKACTDVGVAVDRIVLDPGFGFAKTLAHNLSLFKHMEALHELGRPLLVGVSRKSMIGQTLGREVDQRLYGGLALAALAVAKGACILRVHDVAETVDAVRMIAAVQAAE from the coding sequence ATGAAGTCAGTGCAGTACCAGACCCGGTTGCCTTGCGGCAACCGGGTTCTTGATTTGGCCCAGCCGCAAGTGATGGGCATCCTCAACGTCACCCCTGATTCCTTTTCCGACGGCGGCCGTTTCAGCGGTCGCGATGCTGCGTTGCGGCATGCTGCCGAGATGGTGGCCGCAGGGGCGACCCTGATCGATGTCGGGGGCGAGTCGACCCGGCCCGGTGCTCGCGTGGTTTCTCCGACCGAGGAGCTGGAGCGAGTGGCCCCGGTCGTCGAGCTCATTGCTCGCGAACTGGACGTTGTAATTTCACTCGATACTTCTACTCCAGCCGTGATGCGCGAAGGCGCTCGTCTGGGGGCTGGAATGATCAACGATGTCCGTGCCTTGCGGCGGGACGGCGCGCTGGATGCCGCGGCTGATACCGGTTTGGCGGTGTGCCTGATGCACATGCAGGGAGAGCCCGGCAATATGCAGCAGGACCCGCGCTATCAGGACGTCGTGCGGGAAGTGGGCGACTTTCTCGCTGAGCGTATGAAGGCCTGTACCGACGTGGGTGTGGCTGTCGACAGGATCGTCCTGGACCCGGGGTTCGGTTTTGCCAAGACCCTGGCCCACAATCTGAGCTTGTTCAAGCATATGGAAGCCCTGCACGAGCTGGGACGTCCGTTGCTGGTCGGGGTTTCACGTAAAAGCATGATTGGCCAGACGCTTGGGCGGGAGGTTGATCAGCGCTTGTACGGCGGCCTGGCCCTGGCCGCCCTTGCCGTGGCGAAGGGCGCCTGCATCTTGCGCGTACACGATGTGGCGGAAACCGTCGACGCCGTACGCATGATCGCCGCGGTGCAAGCGGCGGAATAA